The following are encoded together in the Mammaliicoccus vitulinus genome:
- the rimI gene encoding ribosomal protein S18-alanine N-acetyltransferase, whose translation MEKQSNEALEIRKMTIEDVSQVYKIENKSFTNSSWSLEAFYHELEKNEFAHYFVVSLGDEIIAYCGIWLVIDQAQITTISVDQSYRCNGVGQLLLEYVMNFASATCTTMSLEVRVENKAARHIYEKAGFTYGGVRRNYYGDGEDAKVMWVSLKNV comes from the coding sequence TTGGAAAAACAATCAAACGAAGCATTAGAAATTAGAAAAATGACTATTGAAGATGTATCTCAAGTATACAAAATAGAAAATAAAAGTTTTACAAATAGCTCGTGGTCGTTAGAAGCTTTTTATCATGAATTAGAAAAAAATGAATTTGCACATTATTTTGTAGTATCTTTAGGTGACGAAATTATTGCTTATTGTGGGATATGGCTTGTTATTGATCAAGCACAAATAACGACTATTTCGGTAGATCAATCATATAGATGTAATGGAGTAGGGCAATTACTTTTAGAATATGTCATGAATTTTGCAAGCGCGACTTGTACGACAATGAGTTTAGAAGTAAGAGTAGAAAATAAAGCCGCTAGACATATTTATGAAAAAGCAGGTTTTACTTATGGTGGTGTCAGAAGAAATTATTATGGCGACGGAGAGGATGCAAAAGTGATGTGGGTGAGTTTAAAAAATGTCTGA
- a CDS encoding ABC-F family ATP-binding cassette domain-containing protein, with amino-acid sequence MILLQINKLEKSFDGDVIFSDVDFEVKTGERIAIVGRNGAGKTTLMKVIAGVESYDAGHISKGKQVSMGYLTQQMSLDSDDTVMNEMRKPFEHVITIEEKMKSLTDWLSQHADDYDNNTYQEKLSQYESLSNQFEVMGGYHYESKIKTVLTGLNFVESDFDRQIQSFSGGQKTRLSMAQMLLSEPDLLLLDEPTNHLDMDTTEWLENYLAHFKGAIVIISHDRYFLDKIVNQVYDVALGSVKKYVGNYSKFLKERDAHYEKVMAEYERQQSEIKKLETFVEKNITRASTSGMAKSRRKVLERMERIDKPRLDAKSAQISFEINRATGEDVLKVNNLAIGYSKSITSAINLEIKRHDRIAIIGPNGIGKSTLIKTIAQKIPALSGDITFGSNIQIGYYDQKQAEFKSNMTVLDYVWNQYSHMPEKDIRTILGRFLFTQEEVKKIINDLSGGEKARLQLALLMLEKNNVLILDEPTNHLDIDSKEMLEQALQNYEGTLLFVSHDRYFINELANKVFHITQEGNELFQGDYQYYLEKLEQREAISNYEQNESTSTQTAKDDNFYTNQKQLKKEKRKLERQLEEIENNISTYEEQISNYEHQLTLPEIFNDIEKSNEINHLRIEAERLLEESMEKWEEIESKLN; translated from the coding sequence ATGATACTTTTACAAATAAATAAGTTAGAAAAATCTTTTGACGGTGATGTTATTTTTTCAGATGTCGATTTCGAAGTTAAAACTGGTGAAAGAATTGCAATCGTTGGAAGAAATGGCGCAGGAAAAACAACGCTCATGAAGGTTATTGCCGGTGTCGAAAGTTATGATGCTGGTCACATTTCTAAAGGTAAACAAGTTTCCATGGGATATTTAACACAACAAATGTCTTTAGATTCCGATGATACCGTTATGAATGAAATGAGAAAACCATTTGAACATGTGATAACAATTGAAGAAAAAATGAAATCATTAACAGACTGGTTAAGCCAACATGCTGATGACTATGATAACAATACTTATCAAGAAAAATTATCCCAATATGAATCGTTGTCAAATCAATTTGAAGTAATGGGTGGCTATCATTATGAAAGCAAGATCAAAACAGTATTAACTGGATTGAACTTTGTCGAATCAGACTTCGATAGACAAATCCAATCTTTCAGTGGTGGACAAAAAACTAGATTATCAATGGCACAAATGCTATTAAGTGAACCTGATTTATTATTACTTGATGAACCTACTAACCATTTAGATATGGATACAACAGAATGGTTAGAAAACTACCTAGCACATTTCAAAGGCGCTATCGTAATTATCAGTCATGATAGATACTTTTTAGATAAAATAGTCAATCAAGTTTATGATGTTGCCTTAGGTTCTGTAAAAAAATATGTTGGTAACTACAGTAAGTTTTTAAAAGAACGTGACGCACATTATGAGAAAGTAATGGCTGAATATGAAAGACAACAAAGTGAAATTAAAAAATTAGAAACATTTGTAGAAAAGAATATAACACGTGCTTCTACAAGTGGTATGGCAAAAAGTCGTCGTAAAGTATTAGAGAGAATGGAACGAATCGATAAACCAAGGCTTGATGCAAAGAGTGCTCAAATTTCTTTCGAGATTAATAGAGCAACAGGAGAAGATGTTTTAAAAGTTAATAATTTAGCAATTGGATATTCTAAAAGTATAACGTCAGCCATTAATCTAGAAATTAAACGTCATGACCGTATCGCAATCATCGGACCAAACGGAATCGGTAAATCGACATTAATTAAAACGATTGCTCAAAAAATTCCTGCATTATCCGGTGATATCACTTTCGGTTCTAATATCCAAATTGGTTATTACGATCAAAAACAAGCGGAATTCAAATCAAATATGACAGTATTAGATTATGTGTGGAATCAATATTCACACATGCCTGAAAAAGATATTAGAACTATTTTAGGAAGATTTTTATTTACACAAGAAGAAGTAAAAAAAATTATTAATGACTTATCTGGTGGAGAAAAAGCACGACTTCAATTAGCTTTATTAATGCTTGAGAAAAATAATGTTCTCATATTAGATGAGCCTACAAACCATTTAGATATTGACTCTAAAGAAATGTTAGAACAAGCATTACAAAATTATGAAGGCACTTTACTTTTTGTATCACATGATCGTTATTTTATTAATGAACTTGCGAACAAGGTATTTCATATCACACAAGAAGGTAATGAACTTTTCCAGGGAGATTACCAATACTATTTAGAAAAACTCGAACAACGTGAGGCAATCAGTAATTACGAACAGAATGAAAGCACATCTACTCAAACTGCTAAAGATGATAATTTCTATACCAATCAAAAACAATTAAAAAAAGAAAAACGTAAACTTGAACGACAATTAGAAGAAATTGAAAATAACATTTCTACTTATGAAGAACAAATTTCTAACTATGAGCATCAACTTACGTTGCCAGAAATATTTAATGATATTGAGAAAAGTAATGAAATAAATCATCTCAGAATAGAAGCAGAACGTTTGCTCGAAGAAAGCATGGAAAAATGGGAAGAAATAGAAAGTAAGCTCAATTAA
- the tsaB gene encoding tRNA (adenosine(37)-N6)-threonylcarbamoyltransferase complex dimerization subunit type 1 TsaB produces the protein MTTLLIDTSNQPLAVSLVNEGNVLLNYQSNIKKNHSLQLMPVIESLMEEANISPKALTEIVVANGPGSYTGLRIGITTAKTLAYSLDIPLYEVSSLKALAKTCDYKSDLIVPIFNARRDHVFTGVYKYHDDKLIEVKEDCYISIEELNDYLKHTNQSYIFVGSDTVALKDKLEGRTQSNLPDASLMYQIKEQPVTNVHELKPRYLKLSEAEQNWKNNQTKH, from the coding sequence ATGACAACATTATTAATTGATACTTCAAATCAACCGTTAGCCGTATCACTTGTTAATGAGGGGAATGTCTTATTAAACTATCAATCAAATATAAAGAAAAATCATTCATTACAATTAATGCCTGTTATTGAATCTTTAATGGAAGAAGCGAATATTTCACCTAAAGCTTTAACGGAAATTGTCGTAGCCAATGGTCCAGGTTCGTATACAGGATTGAGAATCGGTATAACAACAGCCAAAACTTTGGCGTATTCGTTGGATATACCACTATATGAAGTTTCTTCATTAAAAGCTTTAGCCAAGACTTGCGATTATAAATCAGATTTAATCGTCCCTATATTCAATGCAAGAAGAGATCATGTGTTTACAGGTGTTTATAAATATCATGATGACAAGTTAATAGAAGTTAAAGAAGATTGTTATATTTCTATTGAAGAATTAAATGACTACTTAAAGCATACGAATCAATCTTATATATTTGTGGGCAGTGATACAGTTGCTTTAAAAGATAAATTAGAAGGTAGAACCCAATCTAATTTACCTGATGCTTCACTTATGTACCAAATCAAAGAACAACCAGTTACAAACGTTCATGAATTGAAACCACGATATTTAAAACTATCAGAGGCGGAGCAAAATTGGAAAAACAATCAAACGAAGCATTAG
- a CDS encoding sucrose-6-phosphate hydrolase, with translation MVNWTREERYTKLSDISEEAYHELQEKVNQSKWRQTFHIQPKTGLLNDPNGLVYYKGNYHIFHQWFPLGAVHGLKYWYHYTSKDLTHFKDEGIALSPDTEFDSHGVYSGSAFEYDGKLHLMYTGNARDDEWNRKSSQMVAVQQEDGTFKKFENPVIHDTPNGYTEHFRDPKVWHENDKYYAIFGIQRDNETGTAVVYESDNIKEWTLKSEIQTDLQNFGYMWECPDLFKLNGTDVFIFSPQGIEPENNQFENIYQSGYIMGDFNIDTLKFNHKNFVELDQGFDFYAPQTFLDENDNRILIGWMGLPEIDYATDEEGWAHCLTIPRVLTIENGKLMQRPIKALENLRTNKETAEGYANKHSVKLHPYEGKQFELMIDILENEATEIYFDVRVSKKCSTQLIYNTKTKQLTLERFESGIVSEAVDKTTRTTTLDQDLKQLRIYSDTSSLEIFVNDGERVLTTRIFPDENAVNFRTSTESGQVYLKFTKYDLQINH, from the coding sequence ATGGTAAATTGGACACGTGAAGAAAGATATACAAAACTATCAGATATATCTGAAGAAGCATATCATGAGTTACAAGAAAAAGTTAATCAATCAAAATGGCGCCAAACTTTTCACATTCAACCAAAGACCGGATTATTAAATGATCCAAATGGTTTAGTTTATTACAAAGGCAATTACCATATTTTTCATCAGTGGTTTCCTTTAGGAGCAGTACATGGATTGAAGTATTGGTATCATTATACGAGTAAAGACTTAACTCATTTTAAAGACGAAGGAATTGCGCTATCTCCAGATACAGAATTTGATAGTCATGGTGTATATTCAGGTAGTGCTTTTGAATATGATGGCAAATTACATTTAATGTATACAGGTAATGCTAGAGATGATGAATGGAATAGAAAATCATCCCAAATGGTCGCTGTCCAACAAGAGGATGGGACTTTTAAAAAGTTTGAAAATCCTGTAATTCACGACACTCCAAATGGTTATACTGAACATTTTAGAGATCCAAAAGTGTGGCATGAAAACGATAAGTATTATGCGATTTTTGGTATTCAAAGAGACAACGAAACAGGTACTGCAGTTGTCTATGAATCAGATAATATTAAAGAATGGACTTTAAAAAGCGAAATTCAAACAGATTTACAAAATTTCGGTTATATGTGGGAATGTCCTGACTTATTCAAATTAAACGGAACAGATGTGTTTATCTTTTCACCGCAAGGCATCGAACCAGAAAACAATCAATTTGAAAACATTTACCAGTCTGGCTACATAATGGGCGATTTTAATATTGATACTTTAAAATTTAACCATAAGAATTTTGTGGAATTAGATCAAGGCTTTGATTTTTATGCACCTCAAACTTTCTTAGACGAAAATGACAATAGAATTTTAATAGGTTGGATGGGACTTCCAGAAATTGATTATGCTACAGACGAAGAAGGTTGGGCACATTGCTTAACAATTCCGAGAGTGTTAACAATTGAAAATGGAAAGTTAATGCAAAGACCTATAAAGGCTTTAGAAAATTTAAGAACAAATAAAGAAACAGCAGAAGGTTATGCGAATAAGCACTCTGTTAAATTACATCCATATGAAGGTAAACAATTTGAATTAATGATCGATATTCTCGAAAATGAAGCAACCGAAATATATTTTGATGTAAGAGTATCGAAAAAATGTTCGACACAACTAATTTATAATACAAAAACGAAGCAGCTAACATTAGAGCGTTTCGAAAGTGGTATCGTTAGTGAAGCGGTTGATAAAACAACACGTACAACAACTTTAGATCAAGATTTGAAACAGTTAAGAATCTATAGTGATACTTCAAGTTTAGAAATCTTTGTAAATGATGGGGAACGTGTGTTAACAACTAGAATATTCCCTGACGAAAATGCAGTGAACTTCAGAACATCAACAGAATCAGGACAAGTATATTTGAAGTTTACAAAATATGACTTACAAATAAATCATTAA
- a CDS encoding sulfurtransferase TusA family protein: MVHELGTVGMVCPFPLIEAQNKMDEMQVGEQLKIDFDCTQATEALPNWAADNGYPVTNYEQLGDASWTITVEKQ; the protein is encoded by the coding sequence ATGGTACATGAATTAGGTACTGTTGGAATGGTATGTCCATTTCCATTAATAGAAGCACAAAATAAAATGGATGAAATGCAAGTTGGGGAACAATTGAAAATTGATTTCGATTGTACGCAAGCGACAGAAGCGCTACCTAACTGGGCAGCAGATAATGGTTATCCTGTCACAAATTATGAGCAATTAGGCGACGCTTCATGGACGATAACAGTTGAAAAACAATAA
- a CDS encoding LacI family DNA-binding transcriptional regulator, with product MKTIKDIAQMAGVSKSTVSRYLNGGSISKNTKEKIHKVVEETGYKPNQFAQSLKAKRTGLIGAIVPRLDSYATTETLKGIETSLLKQDVQTMIVNTDLCMEREIDSIYMLAKRKVDGIILMATHISEEHMKAIKAVDCPIVIVGQSHADLLSIVHDDYNAGKQVANWLIKHNKHHITYVGVSENDIAVGKTRKDGLFNPLKEHGIQPKFIESSFSIKDAQQIGENITIREDEVIVAATDNIALGIYHTLLKAEGMMPTIIGFGGNKITEIVAPTIQTVKFKYNLAGETAVDVLNKCINNQPVEKLSVIDTYFEGLDK from the coding sequence ATGAAGACGATTAAAGATATAGCCCAAATGGCTGGTGTTTCAAAAAGTACAGTTTCTAGATATTTAAATGGTGGCTCTATAAGTAAAAATACGAAAGAAAAAATACATAAAGTAGTAGAAGAAACAGGTTATAAACCTAATCAATTTGCTCAAAGTTTAAAAGCCAAAAGGACAGGGTTAATAGGTGCAATTGTTCCTAGATTAGATTCATATGCAACTACAGAAACCTTAAAGGGAATTGAGACGAGTTTGCTTAAACAAGATGTACAAACCATGATCGTTAATACGGACTTATGCATGGAGAGGGAAATTGACTCTATATATATGCTCGCAAAAAGAAAAGTTGACGGTATTATATTAATGGCTACTCATATATCGGAAGAACATATGAAAGCAATCAAAGCTGTTGACTGTCCTATTGTCATAGTAGGCCAGTCTCATGCTGATCTATTATCAATCGTTCATGATGATTACAATGCGGGTAAGCAGGTTGCTAATTGGCTTATTAAACACAATAAACATCACATTACATATGTTGGTGTTTCAGAAAATGATATCGCAGTAGGAAAGACGAGAAAAGATGGTTTGTTTAATCCATTAAAAGAGCATGGCATTCAGCCAAAGTTTATTGAAAGTAGTTTCAGTATAAAAGATGCTCAACAGATAGGTGAAAATATTACGATTAGAGAAGATGAAGTAATTGTTGCAGCTACCGATAATATTGCATTGGGCATTTATCATACATTATTAAAAGCAGAAGGTATGATGCCAACTATTATAGGTTTCGGAGGTAATAAAATCACTGAAATTGTAGCACCAACTATACAAACAGTTAAATTCAAATACAATTTAGCAGGAGAAACTGCTGTTGACGTTTTAAATAAATGTATCAACAATCAACCAGTTGAAAAATTAAGTGTTATTGATACTTATTTTGAAGGATTGGATAAATAA
- the tsaD gene encoding tRNA (adenosine(37)-N6)-threonylcarbamoyltransferase complex transferase subunit TsaD — MSESIILSIETSCDETAASVIKNGNEIISNEVVTQMMTHKKFGGVVPEVASRQHVEVMTQVIDEALKNANMKIDDIDAIAVTEGPGLIGALLVGVASAKALAFSHQKPLIPVHHIGGHIYANHLVKPLQFPLIALIVSGGHTELIYMKDHLDFEIIGETRDDAVGEAYDKVARTIGLPYPGGPEVDRLAQIGQDTLNFPRVWLEKGSYDFSFSGLKSAVINTLHNKKQKNEEIIKEDVATSFQNSVVEVLVGKTMSAVKEYDVDHLIVAGGVAANKGLRDALELETNKLGIELSIPPLNLCTDNAAMIGSIAHFLYEKKRFSDMKLNGKNSLDLEDFN; from the coding sequence ATGTCTGAATCTATTATATTAAGTATAGAAACAAGTTGTGATGAAACAGCTGCTAGCGTAATTAAAAATGGTAACGAAATTATAAGTAATGAAGTGGTAACGCAAATGATGACTCACAAAAAGTTTGGTGGCGTTGTACCAGAAGTAGCAAGTAGACAACATGTTGAAGTCATGACCCAAGTTATAGACGAAGCTTTAAAAAATGCAAATATGAAAATAGATGATATAGACGCTATAGCAGTAACTGAAGGACCAGGCTTAATAGGTGCGTTATTGGTAGGTGTAGCAAGTGCAAAAGCATTAGCTTTTAGCCATCAAAAACCACTCATTCCTGTTCATCATATTGGTGGTCATATTTATGCTAATCATCTCGTTAAACCATTACAGTTTCCGTTAATCGCGCTTATAGTATCTGGAGGACATACTGAACTAATATATATGAAAGATCATCTTGATTTTGAAATTATTGGTGAAACGCGAGATGATGCTGTAGGAGAAGCTTACGATAAAGTTGCAAGAACAATAGGCTTACCGTATCCAGGTGGACCTGAAGTTGATAGACTCGCTCAAATAGGGCAAGATACATTGAATTTCCCTAGAGTATGGTTAGAAAAAGGTAGCTATGATTTTAGTTTTAGTGGATTAAAAAGTGCAGTGATTAATACATTGCATAATAAAAAACAAAAGAATGAAGAAATCATTAAAGAAGATGTCGCTACGAGCTTTCAAAATAGTGTTGTTGAAGTATTAGTTGGTAAAACAATGTCTGCAGTTAAAGAATATGATGTTGATCATTTAATTGTGGCTGGAGGAGTAGCAGCTAATAAAGGCTTAAGAGACGCTTTAGAATTAGAAACTAACAAGCTTGGTATTGAATTAAGTATTCCACCTTTAAACTTATGTACAGACAATGCCGCAATGATAGGTTCTATAGCGCATTTCTTATATGAAAAAAAACGATTTTCCGATATGAAATTAAATGGAAAAAATTCTTTAGATCTTGAAGACTTTAATTAA
- a CDS encoding VOC family protein yields MEVNTYFNFQNSIEALKFYEDKLGATDVMRVPGNHEMFKDAPKELQLPESFTMNASFKLLGKTFLCSDTWENKDINNEGAQACFQFNYNDENDKKAVMDLFKQAEEAGCKIDMPLAEVEWSPLFGSFQDPYGVTWMANAYIE; encoded by the coding sequence GTGGAAGTAAATACTTATTTTAATTTTCAAAATAGTATTGAAGCATTAAAGTTTTATGAAGATAAGCTAGGTGCAACTGATGTTATGAGGGTACCTGGTAATCATGAAATGTTCAAAGATGCACCGAAAGAATTGCAATTGCCCGAATCTTTTACGATGAATGCGAGTTTTAAATTATTAGGCAAGACGTTTTTATGTAGTGACACATGGGAAAATAAAGATATTAATAACGAAGGCGCTCAAGCCTGTTTTCAATTTAATTATAATGATGAAAATGACAAAAAAGCAGTTATGGATTTATTTAAACAAGCAGAGGAAGCGGGCTGTAAAATTGATATGCCACTAGCAGAAGTAGAGTGGTCACCATTATTTGGTTCTTTTCAAGATCCTTATGGCGTAACTTGGATGGCAAATGCATATATAGAATAG
- a CDS encoding redox-sensing transcriptional repressor Rex produces MAKNDVKIPKATLKRLPLYYRFVSTLHNSGVDRVSSKELSEGLKIDSATIRRDFSYFGELGKKGYGYNISYLLKFFRTTLEQDDLTKVAIVGVGNLGTALVNYNFTVNDRMQIVAAFDQSESIIGSMVGKLSVDSMENFEKIVEEVGIQVVILTVPQQAAQRVADRITSAGITGILNFTPQRINVPEKVQVHHIDLGIELQSLIFFMKNQ; encoded by the coding sequence TTGGCAAAGAATGATGTGAAGATCCCTAAAGCTACTTTGAAACGTTTGCCTCTTTATTATAGATTTGTTAGTACACTTCATAATTCAGGTGTTGATAGAGTATCTTCTAAAGAATTAAGTGAAGGTCTTAAAATTGATTCAGCTACTATTCGTCGAGATTTTTCATATTTTGGTGAATTAGGTAAAAAGGGTTACGGATACAATATTAGTTATTTATTGAAATTTTTTAGAACAACCCTTGAGCAAGATGATTTGACTAAAGTTGCAATCGTTGGTGTTGGTAATTTAGGTACTGCACTCGTAAATTATAATTTTACTGTTAATGATAGAATGCAAATAGTGGCAGCTTTTGATCAATCAGAAAGCATAATTGGAAGTATGGTTGGTAAATTATCAGTAGATAGTATGGAAAATTTTGAAAAGATAGTTGAAGAAGTAGGTATACAAGTTGTAATATTAACTGTACCACAACAAGCGGCACAAAGAGTTGCTGACCGTATAACATCTGCTGGCATTACTGGCATTTTGAATTTTACACCTCAAAGAATAAATGTACCTGAGAAAGTGCAGGTTCATCATATAGATTTAGGAATTGAATTACAATCTTTAATCTTCTTTATGAAGAATCAATAG
- a CDS encoding twin-arginine translocase TatA/TatE family subunit, with protein sequence MEALMFINTVGISGPVSLLFIGVVALIIFGPKKLPQFGRAMGSTLKEFKDATDGMTNFDEKKSSPEDSKDKEVK encoded by the coding sequence ATGGAAGCTTTAATGTTTATTAATACAGTCGGTATTTCAGGACCAGTTAGTTTATTATTTATAGGGGTAGTTGCATTAATTATTTTTGGTCCTAAGAAATTACCACAGTTTGGTAGAGCGATGGGTTCAACTTTGAAAGAATTTAAAGATGCTACAGATGGTATGACGAACTTTGATGAGAAGAAAAGCAGTCCTGAAGATAGCAAAGATAAAGAAGTTAAATAG
- the tsaE gene encoding tRNA (adenosine(37)-N6)-threonylcarbamoyltransferase complex ATPase subunit type 1 TsaE — translation MTKKLAEKLAQVVTENDVILLNGDLGAGKTTFSQYFGKALGVKRTINSPTFNIIKSYKGRLPFHHMDCYRLENSDEDLGFDEYFNSDAVTLIEWSEYIADFLPEERLEINIKYIEENKRLFEIIPKGEHYKQIKEVLDDDNIIN, via the coding sequence ATGACGAAAAAACTAGCTGAAAAATTAGCTCAAGTCGTAACTGAAAACGATGTTATTTTATTAAATGGCGATTTAGGAGCTGGAAAAACAACTTTTAGCCAATATTTCGGAAAGGCTTTAGGCGTTAAGAGAACAATTAATTCACCTACCTTTAATATTATAAAGTCATATAAGGGAAGATTGCCTTTTCATCATATGGATTGCTACAGACTAGAAAATAGCGATGAAGATTTAGGCTTTGATGAGTATTTTAATTCAGATGCCGTAACACTCATTGAGTGGAGTGAATATATTGCAGACTTCTTACCCGAAGAGCGTTTAGAAATTAACATTAAATATATAGAAGAAAACAAAAGATTGTTTGAAATCATTCCAAAAGGTGAACACTATAAACAAATAAAGGAAGTGTTAGATGATGACAACATTATTAATTGA
- a CDS encoding YeeE/YedE family protein, whose protein sequence is MIWMVVSGLIVGILLGFVMQRTRFCLTGGFRDMYVQKNNKMFYALLIAISVQSIGLFTLVGLGVFKMEAETFPLVGTIIGSFVFGIGIILAGGCATGTWYRAGEGLIGSWIALVLYGVTAAIMKSGPLNPLQENINSYSVVNSNMAETLHVPVWLLIAVLVIVTAYFVTKTLKKPKVAIPQLKQKYTGIRHILFEKRYHPFAAAVAVGIIALIAWPMSVSTGRVGGLGITTPSANIVQYLVTGNASLINWGIFLVLGIFVGSYIAAKGSKEFKWRMPDTKTIRNSVIGGACMGVGASLAGGCSIGNGLVSTAAMSWQGWVALPSMIFGAWFMSYFIFVKPRKARQTKTQVSTQSI, encoded by the coding sequence GTGATTTGGATGGTTGTAAGTGGACTTATAGTCGGGATATTACTCGGTTTTGTTATGCAAAGAACACGATTTTGCTTAACAGGCGGATTTAGAGATATGTATGTACAGAAGAACAACAAAATGTTTTATGCTTTATTAATTGCTATTTCTGTTCAAAGTATCGGGTTATTTACTTTAGTAGGATTAGGCGTATTTAAAATGGAAGCTGAAACATTCCCATTAGTTGGTACTATAATTGGATCGTTTGTATTTGGTATTGGGATCATACTTGCGGGAGGTTGTGCTACTGGTACATGGTATAGAGCTGGTGAAGGTTTAATAGGTAGTTGGATTGCATTAGTGTTGTACGGTGTAACGGCAGCAATTATGAAGTCTGGCCCATTAAATCCTTTACAAGAAAACATTAATTCATATAGTGTTGTGAATTCAAACATGGCAGAAACACTTCATGTACCTGTTTGGTTATTAATCGCAGTATTAGTGATTGTAACAGCATATTTTGTTACAAAAACTTTGAAAAAACCAAAAGTTGCTATTCCTCAGTTAAAACAGAAATATACGGGAATACGACACATTTTATTTGAAAAAAGATATCATCCTTTCGCTGCAGCAGTGGCGGTAGGTATTATTGCATTAATTGCTTGGCCTATGAGTGTATCAACGGGTAGAGTTGGAGGACTTGGTATAACAACACCTTCAGCGAACATCGTACAATATTTAGTAACGGGAAATGCTTCGTTAATTAACTGGGGCATATTTTTAGTACTAGGTATATTTGTAGGTTCATATATTGCAGCTAAAGGTTCAAAAGAATTTAAATGGAGAATGCCAGATACGAAGACAATTAGAAACAGTGTGATTGGTGGCGCTTGTATGGGTGTTGGTGCATCATTAGCAGGTGGTTGTTCTATCGGTAATGGTCTTGTATCTACAGCAGCTATGAGTTGGCAAGGCTGGGTTGCCTTACCTTCAATGATTTTTGGTGCTTGGTTTATGAGTTACTTTATTTTTGTTAAACCCAGAAAAGCAAGACAAACTAAAACACAAGTTAGTACGCAAAGTATTTAA
- the tatC gene encoding twin-arginine translocase subunit TatC: MVNKDNLTFVEHLEELRGRIMIIIYFLVGGLILGFFFAKPVIYYITNDDFTQTLELNAFRITDPLTIYIAMIIIIAFIIVSPVILYELWAFISPGLHPKEQKVTLSYIPFSLFLFVGGLLFSYFIIFPYLISFTMGLADDMGIKQTIGIKEYFSELFKFTIPFGFVFQLPILLLFLTRLGIVTPMFLKKNRKYAYFILLVVAALIAPPDFMTHMLFTIPMILLYEISIVISKIGYKKYLKAEQRLMEEELGMDEDEKKQP, translated from the coding sequence ATGGTGAATAAAGACAATTTAACTTTTGTCGAACACTTAGAAGAATTACGTGGACGTATTATGATCATTATATATTTTCTAGTAGGGGGGCTTATTTTAGGGTTTTTCTTTGCTAAGCCAGTGATATATTATATTACGAATGATGATTTTACTCAGACATTAGAATTGAATGCCTTCAGAATTACAGATCCACTCACAATATACATAGCAATGATAATTATTATTGCATTTATCATTGTATCACCAGTTATATTATATGAATTATGGGCATTTATATCTCCAGGATTACATCCGAAAGAACAAAAAGTTACACTTAGTTATATTCCATTTAGTTTGTTTTTATTTGTTGGAGGATTGCTATTTTCATATTTCATCATTTTTCCATATTTAATTTCATTTACAATGGGATTAGCAGACGATATGGGGATAAAACAAACAATCGGTATTAAAGAATACTTTAGTGAATTGTTTAAATTTACAATCCCGTTTGGATTTGTATTTCAATTGCCTATTTTATTGCTGTTCTTAACTAGGTTAGGAATAGTAACACCAATGTTCTTAAAGAAAAATAGGAAATACGCATATTTCATACTTCTAGTAGTTGCAGCATTAATCGCGCCACCTGATTTTATGACGCATATGTTATTTACAATCCCGATGATACTGTTATATGAAATCAGTATTGTCATATCTAAAATAGGTTATAAGAAATATTTAAAAGCAGAGCAACGATTAATGGAAGAAGAATTAGGAATGGATGAAGATGAAAAGAAACAGCCGTAG